The sequence CCCACCCCGATCATCAAGAACGTCAGCAACGTCAGCGGCACCGACTGCGTCTGAGCCCACGCGATAGCCGCCCCCAGAATGCCAAAGCTGCACGGCGTCGAGAGCACCCCAGCCAGCACGCCCATACCCAACGCCCCGACAAATGCCCCCGCCCGAGGATGCAGCCCCGCCACGAAGTTTGGCACGCGGATTTCAAACACATCAAACATCCCCAGCGCCAAGCCGACCAGCAGTAGGGCGGTCCCGATTAGAAACGTTGGACTGTAGAACTGCTGACCCCACACGAACGCCTGCTGCAGCATCACCGCGACCACCCCGATCGCCAGGAAAAACAGCAATATCCCGCCGCTGAACGACAGCGCCAGCCAAAACGCCGACCGCTCGTGCTGCTGGGCGTCCTTGACCAACTGCAGCACCTTCAGCGGGATCACCGGCAACACGCACGGCATGATGTTCAGGATCAACCCCGCCAAGAGGGCGATCAGCAACGGAACAAACGCCGGCAGTGCCTGAAGATCGACATCCCAGCCGAAGATCGCCACGCGACTGCCAAACCCCACCGGTGAAGGGCCTTGTCCGTCCAGCTCCACCGAAACCATCGTCATCGGTACGCCCGTATCCCCTGAAACACCACCTACTACGTCCGTAGTAGATATCGTCACTGTCCCGGCCAGTTCCCGGTTCCGCACCGGCAGATAACAGCGGTCCTTTGTGCATGCCTGGTACGTGACCTTCACCGAGACCGCGTGTTCCCCAGCCGTGGCGTCGCCCTTGACCCTGCCCCCCAACCGCAGCGTCACCGCCCCTGTCTCCGGATCGGGCTCCAACACCGCCAATTCCTGCTCCATGAACTCCATCATCGCCACCGGCGGGAACTCCGGCGCCTTCGACCAGTCGACCGGCCCCGGCTGCGAGACCGCCAGTGCCGTGGCGATGTACGGCCGGTCGATCTGCGGACCGTACAGATGCAGCCCCGGCCCAAGCGGCACTCTCACCTCCAGCACAACCGCCTGCCCGGGACTCACCACCGGCGGAACGACCGACACCGACGGCTCACCCGCCTGAGCCATCGCCACCGAAGTAGCCAAACCCGCCGCTATCAGCATCACCAATACGCAGACGAACTGCCGCATCGACCGGACCTCCCGTGGAAAAGCCTACAGTAATTCTAAGCGGACCACCCCCGCCAGTCCTGTCCTTTTCCCCACCATCGCCGCAACGCACGTGGCGACCCACTGCACCCAGCCTACTCCTCAGCCGCCGGGCCACTCGCCGGAGCCGTGGTCGGCGATCCCACCGCCACCTCCAGCAGCACCACCACCTGCCCCTCGTCGCTCGGCTGACTCGCCGCAACCTCCACGCCCCGCGTTGTCGTCAACGCCGGACGGCTTGAAACCGAAGGTGCCGCCGCTATGCCCGCATAAGTAGTTGTGGATACAGCACTTACTATCGCTTCCCGTCCCGCACCCGCCGATCGGAGCTGATCCATCACCTGCTCCAGGTCCGTCAGCCGCTCCGGGGCCAGCGATACGAGCAGCGCCGTGCGATGACGCCGCTCCAGACCCTCCGGTCGCGGCAGCAGCGCATACACCTGCCTCGCCGCTGGGCCGCTGGTCGTCATCTCTCCCGGTGCCACGCGCTCCAGGCCAAGCCCGTCCAGCGTCGAAGCCAGATGATCGCGGGCATACATCCACGAAGCCGTATCCGGCACCCGCACCGAAATCACCCGATCCGCCACCGGCAGCTCCGCCGGTGAAACGTCCTGTGGCTCCGCAACGGGCGTCGCCGGCTGCGTCGCAGCCACCGCGCCCCAAACCGTCGCGATCCCGATTGTCACTTCCTGAGTCGTCGGGGCTCCGGCGAAGGACCCCAAGCGCAATTCGTCTTTCCTCATTAACTCCGTAACCCCCTCTGTGTCTTGCACTTCCAGCTCCGATGGAATCGGCTCGCCGTCCAACGGCCCGTTCCCGTCCACATCCTCGCCCATCGCCAAAGGGGCCCTCGGCACCGGTTCGCTCGGCCCGTCAGCCGGTAATGCCCAATGAACCTCGCTGTCCTTCTTATCCTCCACCGCCGCCATCGGCGGCCCTACCCGCTCTTCAACAACCGCCAGCTTCCTGGCCTCACTCTCCTGCTCGCCTTCCTGCGCAGCGATCGGCCCTCCGCGATGAAAACTCGGCGACCACGCCCCGCTTTGGATCAGCAGCACCGATGCCGAAACGATCAGCACCAGGATCGCCGCCGCCGCCAAGGCCTTGACGAACCGCATCGGCCGCGACGGCGCCGGAGCGGCCAGGGCATCGAGCCCCGAAAGCAACTGGTCACGCTCCACCTGGGCCATCAGCCCATCGGCGATGTCCACCGGTGGGCTCACCTTCCGCGACATCGCCTCGCGAATCGCCTCGTAGTGCTCCAGCTTCCGCTGGCACTCCGGGCACCCAGCCAGATGCTCCTCGACCCGCCGAATGTCCTCCGGCTCAAGCTGCCGGTCGAAATACGCCGAAACCAGCTCAGCCAGCTCGTCGCACGCGTTGTGTTCGTGATCCGCCATCATCGGCCTTCTTCGACGTAAGGGGCCAAAACGCTCCGAAGGGCCTCTCTCGCCCGGAAAACCCGGCTCTTAACCGTCCCTTCTGATATTTTTAAAGTTTCAGCAATGTCGCGATAGCTCATCTGTTCCACTTCCCGCAGCACCAGCGTCTCCCGCAGGTGCGGGTCGAGCGCCTCGATGCCCTGCTGAATGATTTCCGCGGTCTCCCGATTCTCAAGTCGCGCCCCCGGATTCTGCGCCCGGGCCATCTGAGCGGCCTGCGAGTGCTTCAGCAGGTCGTGGGCCTGGGCCGCCACGTGACGCGTCTCCCGCCGCGCACGGTCGTGCATGTCCCGGCTCAGATTAATCATGATCCGCACCATCCAGGTATAAAACCGCGAACGGCGCTGAAACTGCCCGATCCCCTTGAGGGCCCGCAGAAACGTCTCCTGGGTCAACTCCGCTGCGTCGTCGTGTGACCCGCAAAGCCGGTAGCCGAGGTTATAGAGCCGGTCCTGGTAGAATCCGATCAACGAACCGAAGGCGGAGAGCTGGCCCGCCTGGGCCGCCGCAATCAGCTCGGCTTCGTTCGGTTGCACATCCCGCGGGTCGGACACTTTGCGAAAAGCTCCTTCTCCGACAGTTTAGACCAGCCGCAGCCACGAAAGTTCCCACCCATTCTAGCAATCCGCACCCCGCCTGAGAAGGGCGCTCAGAAATCCGGTTCCCCGGCCTCGGCCGCAGGGATCGCGGTGGCCCAGCGGAGCGGCGCCCGATAACGCAGTTCGCATCCGACACAGCACCGGCGCTCGCCAGTGCAAACGGTGATCTATCGAGCAGTGATCAGGTGCGGCACGAGCGGTTTGAGGCTCAGCGTCGCACCGGCCAGCGGCGTTCCTTCGACCAACTCGACCAACGGCTGACCAAAGATTCGACCGAAGCTGACTTCGACCGGCTCGGCGTTGAAGTTCATCAGATAGACCACCCGCTGCCCGGCCACCTCCGCCTCCCGCACCTCGACGCCCGCCGCCGGACCGCCGTTGCCGTCCCGCAGCCGCAGCGCGCCGCGCTTGACTCCAACCTCGTCGATCAGCGCATCGAAGTAGTTCATCCAGGCGACATCGGAAAGGTAGTTCGCCACGTAGTGTACCGCGCCTTTCCCGAAAGACGACCGGCCATCGGCCGCGCGATCCGCCACCAAATCAGCGGTATCCAACTCCCGGCCGTAAGGATCCTGCGTCGCCGAGTCGGCGGTGAGCACCAGCCGCCCGCCGTCGCGGACAAACCGCCGGATCACATCCAGCGTGTCCGGATCGATCCACGGCGAACCGTGCACCACCAGCAGCTTGTAGCCGCTCAGCTTGCCCGCCCGGATCTGATCCTCGGTCACGAAATCAATCGGCGGCGTGTTCAGCCAGTAGAGCCCCTGGTAGGGGGGCAGAAGCATGTTCCACTGCCCCGGCCGATGGATCATCGCCGTGCGGCTGTAGAGAATGGCGACCTCCCCCTTTTCCGTGGCCACCGCGGCGACGTATTCTGCCAGCCTTCGCAGATCGAGCGCCGCCGTCGAGCAGGCGTGCACGCGGTTGGCGTGCTCGTCGATTCCATTGGCATTCGCCGCGTTGTACCCGTCGCGCCACCAGATCCACTGCAGGAACCCGCCCACTCCGTGCGTCGCGCCCAGCCAGTAGCAGGCCTTGATGTAGTCGCCGTCCATGTGTCCCCAATGGCCCAGCGGGATGGTGTGAAATTCGGTCTCCACGCCCGGCACGTCCGGCTTCATCGACCGCTGCAGATCGTACTGCGGCACGCCGCGCCAGAGGGTCAGCGCGGGCGAGCCCGCGTTCGGCCGCAGCACGGTGTCATACTCAAAAAGGTCCAGTACGCGCCCCAGCTCTTCCCGATCGACGCCGCACATGCAGTAGTCGTGCGAATCCAGCAGCGGGTTCATCACCTTCGAGTGGATCCAGCTTCGCCCATCCGTCTTGCGGATCTGATCGGCGCACCAGCCGAGGATCTCGGGCAGACGCCGGAGGTTCTCGCGGTTGTATTCGTACCACAGCCCCTGGCTCACCGACCGGTCGCGCGGAGCGGTGATCGCCTCGAACGAGGTGTAGTCGGTGCTCCACGCCGCGTTGAGCGCATCGATCGTGCCGAACCTGTCTCGCATGGCCTCGCGGAATCGCGCTTCGCCCCGCGAGCACCAGCAGTAGCCGTAGGTCACCTCATTGAACAGCATGTAGTTGGTCTGAGCCGGGAACTGGCGCAGCTCGCGGCCGACGGTCTGGAAGTAGCGCGAGAGCACCTCGCGATGCGCCGGATCGTCGAGGTCGAACGCAAAGCCGGCTGCGCATCCCGGATCGTGCCGCTCGGGCCCGGTGGTCGTCGTGCCCCACCAGTGGAACAGGCCGTAGACCGCGATGCTCAGCTCCGTCGCCCGGCGGTACGCCGCGGGCGCCGACGCGTAGCGCATGAAGCCGTCCGCCCACTGTTCCGGCGGCACGCCGTCGGTGATGTCCTTGACGTTGGGCAGGTTCGCCAGGTTCCACCAGTTAAAGCCGTAGTCGGCGATGACCTTCAGTTCGTCGGCGGTCGTGCCCATCTCGCCAAAGAGCGATCCGACCAGAAACACCGGACCGTGCCGGTCGCGAAAGCAGCCGCCCGAAGCCGTGAGCGTCTCCAGGTCGAGTTGGCGGACCACCTTGGCCCGCGAAGGATCGGCCAGCAGTCTCTCGACCTCATCCAGCGCCTTCGTCAGTTCGGCCAGCACGTAATCGGCGTTCTCATTCGCCCGGTTCCAGAACAGCACCTTGACCGGCCCAACGATCCGCTCGGGCTCAGCCGGCGGCATGGTGTCCG is a genomic window of Phycisphaerae bacterium containing:
- a CDS encoding DUF255 domain-containing protein, whose protein sequence is MRQFVCVLVMLIAAGLATSVAMAQAGEPSVSVVPPVVSPGQAVVLEVRVPLGPGLHLYGPQIDRPYIATALAVSQPGPVDWSKAPEFPPVAMMEFMEQELAVLEPDPETGAVTLRLGGRVKGDATAGEHAVSVKVTYQACTKDRCYLPVRNRELAGTVTISTTDVVGGVSGDTGVPMTMVSVELDGQGPSPVGFGSRVAIFGWDVDLQALPAFVPLLIALLAGLILNIMPCVLPVIPLKVLQLVKDAQQHERSAFWLALSFSGGILLFFLAIGVVAVMLQQAFVWGQQFYSPTFLIGTALLLVGLALGMFDVFEIRVPNFVAGLHPRAGAFVGALGMGVLAGVLSTPCSFGILGAAIAWAQTQSVPLTLLTFLMIGVGMGLPYVLLASRPALVGGIPAAGRWSEIFKQAMGFLLLAVAAFLVTALPEERILAVLFYILLFSFVIWLWGKLWLARSDWAARAWKLAAIGVLVAAGAWMLGPQEERLGWREFDSAALEAAEGSGKPYLVKFTADWCVNCKTVEYRVFRNGRVIEALGEGEVMLLRADPSAQEMAAEKLLEWTGQTGIPFTVVFVPGKAPVLLAGVYSPGDLLDALGAEQAAGR
- a CDS encoding sigma-70 family RNA polymerase sigma factor, giving the protein MSDPRDVQPNEAELIAAAQAGQLSAFGSLIGFYQDRLYNLGYRLCGSHDDAAELTQETFLRALKGIGQFQRRSRFYTWMVRIMINLSRDMHDRARRETRHVAAQAHDLLKHSQAAQMARAQNPGARLENRETAEIIQQGIEALDPHLRETLVLREVEQMSYRDIAETLKISEGTVKSRVFRAREALRSVLAPYVEEGR